The proteins below come from a single Alligator mississippiensis isolate rAllMis1 chromosome 2, rAllMis1, whole genome shotgun sequence genomic window:
- the LOC102564300 gene encoding zinc finger protein 11 isoform X3 yields the protein MTQQKLIERVIILCCSNSGMMHFFTCSSTDVYTRCNPGYQGPTPDLISSIQRGQLKLWVCDDEDIEEISRSEDQLLGGARLLSRAEEQPPVEGSADLEPAQTSPGSLCEMDSLGPEKEPWHESQGRPQTQKENVAMSQDWYIPLGRKIHQCTECRKNFIYLQDLSQHECARQHCTQCGKKFGQFSDLARHWCMHTREKPHQYSECGKSFTYSYQLARHQRIHTGEKPHQCSECGKSFSYSSQLARHQRIHTGEKLHQCSECGKSFAQSSTLAQHQRIHTGEKPHQCSECGKSFTYSRQLARHQRIHTGEKPHQCSECGQSCNYASDLARHQRIHTGEKPYQCSECGKGFARSSRLAEHQRIHMGEKPHQCSECGKSFRYSSGLVEHKHVHTGEKPHQCSECGKGFAHSSSLAAHQRIHMGEKPHQCSECGKSFTYPSQLALHQRIHTGEKPHQCSECGKSFRYSSGLVVHKHVHMGKKPHQCSECGKGFALSSSLAAHQRIHMGEKPHQCSECGKSFSYSSDLARHQRIHTGEKPHQCSECGKSFTYSHQLALHQRIHTGEKPHQCSECGQSCNYASELARHQRIHTGEKPYQCSECGKSFRYSSGLVEHKHVHTGEKPYQCSDCGKSFRYSSALVEHKHVHTGEKPHQCSECGKSFIYSSELARHQRIHTGEKLHQCSECGKSFAQSSSLAQHQRIHTGEKPHQCSECGKSFTYSRQLARHQCIHTGEKPHQCSDCGKSFIYSSELARHERIHKGEKLYQCSECGKSFAQSSTLAQHQRIHTGEKPHKCSECGKSFTYSRQLVRHQRIHTGEKPHQCPECGKSCNYSSELARHQRIHTGEKPYQCSECGKSFRYSSGLVEHKHVHTGEKPYQCSECGKSFRYSSGLVEHKHVHTGEKPHQCPECGKSFIYTSQLARHQRIHTGGKLHQCSECGKSFTHSSSLAQHQHIHAGEKPHQCSECGKVFTQSSTLAQHHTGKKSYRCSECEKSFANPDGLTQQQRIHTVISK from the exons ATGACCCAGCAGAAGTTAATAGAAAGAGTTATCATCCTCTGCTGCTCCAACAGTGGGATGATGCATTTcttcacctgctcctctaccGATGTGTACACAAGGTGTAACCCAG gatatcagggtcccacacctgacttaatcagCAGCATCCAGCGAGGACAGTTgaagctctgggtctgtgatgatgaggacaTTGAGGAAATCTCAAGATCAGAGGACCAGCTGCTGG gaggcgcaaggctgctgagcagagcggaggagcagcctcctgtggaagggtctgcagacctggagccagcGCAGACTTCCCCAGGGAGTTTGTGTGAGATGGACTCCCTGGGACCTGAGAAGGAGCCATGGCACGAGAGTCAGGGGAGGCCCCAAACGCAGAAGGAGAATGTAGCCATGAGCCAG GACTGGTACATCCCCCTAGGGAGGAAGATACACCAGTGCActgagtgcaggaagaacttcatctacttgcaagacctgtcccagcatgAGTGTGCACGGCAGCACTGCACCCAGTGTGGGAAGAAATTTGGGCAGTTCTCCGACCTGGCAAGGCactggtgcatgcacacaagggagaagccacatcagtacTCGGAGTGTGGTAAGAGCTTCACTTACTCCTACCAGCTAGCTCGACACCAACGtattcacacaggggagaagccccatcagtgctcagagtgtgggaagagcttcagttactCCTCTCAgctggctcggcaccagcgtatccacacgggagagaagctacatcagtgctcagagtgtgggaagagcttcgctcagtcttccaccctggctcagcaccagcgtattcacactggggagaagccacatcagtgctcagagtgtggtaAGAGCTTCACTTACTCCCGCCAgctggctcggcaccagcgtattcacactggggagaagccacatcagtgctcagagtgtggacAGAGCTGCAATTACGCCTCTgacctggctcggcaccagcgtatccacacaggggagaagccatatcagtgctcagagtgtgggaagggcttcGCACGTTCCTCCAGGCTGGCtgagcaccagcgtatccacatgggggagaagccacatcagtgctcagagtgtgggaagagcttccgtTACTCCTCCGGGCTGGTTGAGCATAAGCAtgtccacacgggggagaagccacatcaatgctcagagtgtgggaagggcttcgctcattcctccagcctggctgcgcaccagcgtatccacatgggggagaagccacatcagtgctcagagtgtgggaagagcttcacttacccctcccagctggctctgcaccagcgtatccacacaggggagaagccacatcagtgctcagagtgtgggaagagcttccgtTACTCCTCCGGGCTGGTTGTGCATAAGCATGTCCACATGGggaagaagccacatcagtgctcagagtgtgggaagggcttcgctctttcctccagcctggctgctcaccagcgtatccacatgggggagaagccgcatcagtgctcagagtgtgggaaaagcttcagttACTCCTCCgacctggctcggcaccagcgtatccacacaggggagaagccacatcagtgctcagagtgtggtaAGAGCTTCACTTACTCCCACCAGCTGGCTttgcaccagcgtatccacactggggagaagccacatcagtgctcagagtgtggacAGAGCTGCAATTACGCCTCCGAgctggctcggcaccagcgtatccacacaggggagaagccatatcagtgctcagagtgtgggaagagcttccgtTACTCCTCCGGGCTGGTTGAGCATAAGCAtgtccacacgggggagaaaccatatcagtgctcagattgtgggaagagcttccgTTACTCCTCCGCGCTAGTTGAGCATAAGCAtgtccacacgggggagaagccacatcagtgctcagagtgtgggaagagcttcatttaCTCCTCTGAgctggctcggcaccagcgtatccacacgggagagaagctacatcagtgctcagagtgtgggaagagcttcgctcagtcttccagcctggctcagcaccagcgtatccacacaggggagaagccacatcagtgctcagagtgtggtaAGAGCTTCACTTACTCCCGCCAGCTGGCTCGGCACCAGTgtatccacacgggggagaagccacatcagtgctcagattgtgggaagagcttcatttaCTCCTCTGAGCTGGCTCGGCATGAGCGTATCCACAAGGGAGAGAAGCtttatcagtgctcagagtgtgggaagagcttcgctcaatcttccaccctggctcagcaccagcgtatccacacaggggagaagccacataagtgctcagagtgtggtAAGAGCTTCACTTACTCCCGCCAGCTGGTTCGGCACCAGCGTATACACActggggagaaaccacatcagtgcccagagtgtgggaagagctgcAATTACTCCTCTGAgctggctcggcaccagcgtatccacacaggggagaagccatatcagtgctcagagtgtgggaagagcttccgtTACTCCTCCGGGCTGGTTGAGCATAAGCAtgtccacacgggggagaaaccgtatcagtgctcagagtgtgggaagagcttccgtTACTCCTCCGGTCTGGTTGAGCATAAGCAtgtccacacgggggagaagccacatcagtgcccagagtgtgggaagagcttcatttaCACCTCTCAgctggctcggcaccagcgtatccacacgggagggaagctacatcagtgctcagaatgtgggaagagcttcactcattcctccagcctggctcagcaccagcatatccatgcaggggagaagccacatcagtgctcagagtgtgggaaggtCTTCACGCAgagctccaccctggctcagcaccacaCAGGGAAGAAGTCGTATCGATGCTCAGAGTGTGAGAAGAGCTTTGCTAACCCTGATGGACTGACTCAGCAGCAGCGTATCCATACTGTCATATCTAAGTGA
- the LOC102564300 gene encoding zinc finger protein 850 isoform X5 yields MKPQTQWRVLVQVHDKALGRLRTPVTWRPSGTGGARLLSRAEEQPPVEGSADLEPAQTSPGSLCEMDSLGPEKEPWHESQGRPQTQKENVAMSQDWYIPLGRKIHQCTECRKNFIYLQDLSQHECARQHCTQCGKKFGQFSDLARHWCMHTREKPHQYSECGKSFTYSYQLARHQRIHTGEKPHQCSECGKSFSYSSQLARHQRIHTGEKLHQCSECGKSFAQSSTLAQHQRIHTGEKPHQCSECGKSFTYSRQLARHQRIHTGEKPHQCSECGQSCNYASDLARHQRIHTGEKPYQCSECGKGFARSSRLAEHQRIHMGEKPHQCSECGKSFRYSSGLVEHKHVHTGEKPHQCSECGKGFAHSSSLAAHQRIHMGEKPHQCSECGKSFTYPSQLALHQRIHTGEKPHQCSECGKSFRYSSGLVVHKHVHMGKKPHQCSECGKGFALSSSLAAHQRIHMGEKPHQCSECGKSFSYSSDLARHQRIHTGEKPHQCSECGKSFTYSHQLALHQRIHTGEKPHQCSECGQSCNYASELARHQRIHTGEKPYQCSECGKSFRYSSGLVEHKHVHTGEKPYQCSDCGKSFRYSSALVEHKHVHTGEKPHQCSECGKSFIYSSELARHQRIHTGEKLHQCSECGKSFAQSSSLAQHQRIHTGEKPHQCSECGKSFTYSRQLARHQCIHTGEKPHQCSDCGKSFIYSSELARHERIHKGEKLYQCSECGKSFAQSSTLAQHQRIHTGEKPHKCSECGKSFTYSRQLVRHQRIHTGEKPHQCPECGKSCNYSSELARHQRIHTGEKPYQCSECGKSFRYSSGLVEHKHVHTGEKPYQCSECGKSFRYSSGLVEHKHVHTGEKPHQCPECGKSFIYTSQLARHQRIHTGGKLHQCSECGKSFTHSSSLAQHQHIHAGEKPHQCSECGKVFTQSSTLAQHHTGKKSYRCSECEKSFANPDGLTQQQRIHTVISK; encoded by the exons ATGAAGCCTCAGACTCAGTGGAGAGTCCTGGTTCAAGTTCATGACAAAGCCTTAGGCCGTTTGAGGACTCCTGTGACCTGGAGGCCATCTGGGACAG gaggcgcaaggctgctgagcagagcggaggagcagcctcctgtggaagggtctgcagacctggagccagcGCAGACTTCCCCAGGGAGTTTGTGTGAGATGGACTCCCTGGGACCTGAGAAGGAGCCATGGCACGAGAGTCAGGGGAGGCCCCAAACGCAGAAGGAGAATGTAGCCATGAGCCAG GACTGGTACATCCCCCTAGGGAGGAAGATACACCAGTGCActgagtgcaggaagaacttcatctacttgcaagacctgtcccagcatgAGTGTGCACGGCAGCACTGCACCCAGTGTGGGAAGAAATTTGGGCAGTTCTCCGACCTGGCAAGGCactggtgcatgcacacaagggagaagccacatcagtacTCGGAGTGTGGTAAGAGCTTCACTTACTCCTACCAGCTAGCTCGACACCAACGtattcacacaggggagaagccccatcagtgctcagagtgtgggaagagcttcagttactCCTCTCAgctggctcggcaccagcgtatccacacgggagagaagctacatcagtgctcagagtgtgggaagagcttcgctcagtcttccaccctggctcagcaccagcgtattcacactggggagaagccacatcagtgctcagagtgtggtaAGAGCTTCACTTACTCCCGCCAgctggctcggcaccagcgtattcacactggggagaagccacatcagtgctcagagtgtggacAGAGCTGCAATTACGCCTCTgacctggctcggcaccagcgtatccacacaggggagaagccatatcagtgctcagagtgtgggaagggcttcGCACGTTCCTCCAGGCTGGCtgagcaccagcgtatccacatgggggagaagccacatcagtgctcagagtgtgggaagagcttccgtTACTCCTCCGGGCTGGTTGAGCATAAGCAtgtccacacgggggagaagccacatcaatgctcagagtgtgggaagggcttcgctcattcctccagcctggctgcgcaccagcgtatccacatgggggagaagccacatcagtgctcagagtgtgggaagagcttcacttacccctcccagctggctctgcaccagcgtatccacacaggggagaagccacatcagtgctcagagtgtgggaagagcttccgtTACTCCTCCGGGCTGGTTGTGCATAAGCATGTCCACATGGggaagaagccacatcagtgctcagagtgtgggaagggcttcgctctttcctccagcctggctgctcaccagcgtatccacatgggggagaagccgcatcagtgctcagagtgtgggaaaagcttcagttACTCCTCCgacctggctcggcaccagcgtatccacacaggggagaagccacatcagtgctcagagtgtggtaAGAGCTTCACTTACTCCCACCAGCTGGCTttgcaccagcgtatccacactggggagaagccacatcagtgctcagagtgtggacAGAGCTGCAATTACGCCTCCGAgctggctcggcaccagcgtatccacacaggggagaagccatatcagtgctcagagtgtgggaagagcttccgtTACTCCTCCGGGCTGGTTGAGCATAAGCAtgtccacacgggggagaaaccatatcagtgctcagattgtgggaagagcttccgTTACTCCTCCGCGCTAGTTGAGCATAAGCAtgtccacacgggggagaagccacatcagtgctcagagtgtgggaagagcttcatttaCTCCTCTGAgctggctcggcaccagcgtatccacacgggagagaagctacatcagtgctcagagtgtgggaagagcttcgctcagtcttccagcctggctcagcaccagcgtatccacacaggggagaagccacatcagtgctcagagtgtggtaAGAGCTTCACTTACTCCCGCCAGCTGGCTCGGCACCAGTgtatccacacgggggagaagccacatcagtgctcagattgtgggaagagcttcatttaCTCCTCTGAGCTGGCTCGGCATGAGCGTATCCACAAGGGAGAGAAGCtttatcagtgctcagagtgtgggaagagcttcgctcaatcttccaccctggctcagcaccagcgtatccacacaggggagaagccacataagtgctcagagtgtggtAAGAGCTTCACTTACTCCCGCCAGCTGGTTCGGCACCAGCGTATACACActggggagaaaccacatcagtgcccagagtgtgggaagagctgcAATTACTCCTCTGAgctggctcggcaccagcgtatccacacaggggagaagccatatcagtgctcagagtgtgggaagagcttccgtTACTCCTCCGGGCTGGTTGAGCATAAGCAtgtccacacgggggagaaaccgtatcagtgctcagagtgtgggaagagcttccgtTACTCCTCCGGTCTGGTTGAGCATAAGCAtgtccacacgggggagaagccacatcagtgcccagagtgtgggaagagcttcatttaCACCTCTCAgctggctcggcaccagcgtatccacacgggagggaagctacatcagtgctcagaatgtgggaagagcttcactcattcctccagcctggctcagcaccagcatatccatgcaggggagaagccacatcagtgctcagagtgtgggaaggtCTTCACGCAgagctccaccctggctcagcaccacaCAGGGAAGAAGTCGTATCGATGCTCAGAGTGTGAGAAGAGCTTTGCTAACCCTGATGGACTGACTCAGCAGCAGCGTATCCATACTGTCATATCTAAGTGA